Within the Clarias gariepinus isolate MV-2021 ecotype Netherlands chromosome 27, CGAR_prim_01v2, whole genome shotgun sequence genome, the region aacggccagctcctcctctcagcccccggccctggaccgcggatagagaacgggggtgtggaaaaaaaggaagcgcttctcccgctctaatgtagtgttggtgtgtgttgttctaaagtgctttaaaacaagggaaccctaaatgtctacgtgccacttaaaattgggaagtgggcactggcaccagaggtaaggctgattaaacagcccgccctctggacgccattcagtgtgcccacccccaaggccctatatgtatgtgtaacatgacagtaagtaatgagagtgtctaagatgtgatataaaattgagatgcaggtggtcacaaggagacagggaaggaaaacctcccctgcatcccagcaacacccctgcaccccaaagccctacctgtatggtgttgtgatggagcgggaagagggaagcatcggggatggggaaaaaataatcagaGGGGGGAAGTACCCCCCCCTTGGGACCAGCTCCCCTACTGACCCCCATAGGCACCCCCGTTGCCCAAAAAAAAACGCCCAGGGCTGGGGGCCCAGGCCCATCCAAACCAGGGCCCATGGCAGCGGCCCCACCGGCCACCGCAGAGCCCGGGGCAGCCCACCAGGCCCCACATTCAGTCGACTCCCAGACTACATAGAACAATAGACACCCAAGTTAGGCCCGTCCTCCTCCTGTAATGGACCCCCCCTGCAAAGAGGACACTTGCAGATGGTAGAAACACACCCACCAACTGAAGAGGCCCCCCAGCTCCACCGATGCGTCGAAGGTCCCCGCCCAGGGCCGGGCACCAGGGCAAGCACCAACCCACATCCCGGCAGCACACCAGCCAGGACCCAGGCCCCCCAGGCCCAGCCGGAACCCCAGCCCAGAGGTAGAGCGCCCCAGgaccccaaccccccccccccccccccatctcggAGCGGTACGGCCGCCAGGCCGGCAACCTACGTCCGCCGACATGGGCCTCCCCAGCAGCGCCGCGTGCGGAcggtagggggggggggggattataataaataaatttttaaaaaaaaacaccgccCAGGAGTCACCCGCGCCCCCTCCAGGCCAGGACCGCAGCCCCAGCGCCGGACCCCGCAAGAAACCCTATACGCCTAGACGAACGCCTAGACGCCCCAGGCCAGCATGCCCCCCGCCGCATCAGCAACCAGGACCAAAACCGGACAGAACTGCGGCCCCCAGCCACACTAGGTAATGAAGCCGATCAAAGGAGCCCAGAGAGATTGATCTAATGTGGCAGCAGACGCCGTGTCAAGACTAATATAGTTTAACAAACGATCTCTATATTGgttgatattaagattatttctatttttccagttcatgAGGACAGTCTTCTTAGCAATGCATAAGGCGGTGAAAGCCATGTGGATTGTGTTGACCTCTGTAGTGACACCCTCTAGGTCACCCAACAAGCAAACTGAAGGAGAGGCTAGAATGGAACATTTAAGACACTTTGATAAGTCTTCACAAATCTCATACCAGAATTTCTGAACAGGTGGACAGAACCATAGAGCATGTATGtaattgtcaggtgtgttgttttgGCAGTGTGAGCAGTTGTTAGAAGCTGTAAGACCCATCCGGAACATCCGATGACCTGTGTAGTGCACTCTATGCAGagttttgtattgtattaattgtaaactgggatttctaatcagttcaaaaggttttaaacatatctgagaccagaaattgtggtcccagctgactgataaatctgcctcccattttgcaataggaatcgatactgattcatctattttggatagtgtcctgtatattttagataataatttGGGGGTCCTGAGGTTAAGGAATTCTGCCACTCTTGGTGGTATTTGTAATTTGATACGATcagaattaaatttcttttttattatagatttaactTGTTGATATTCTAAAAATCTGTTCTTGTTAATCCCATATTGATTGACCAATAtatcaaaaggaataaaatctgtCCCTTCGAATATATGTTCCAAGTATTTAATACCTTTACCACCCCAGTCCCTgaagtttatcatattattgttttgtactatGTCAGGGTTGTTCCATATGGGAGTGCGTTTGCATGGGATTAGTGAAGACTCAGTCATTTTAAGAAACTCCCACCATGCTGTCAGAGAGGAGCTGATACTGATGCTTTTGAAGCAAACATGTCGTTTGATGTTTGAGCTAATGAATGGTAGAtctgaaatctctatattattgCATAGTGCCTGTTCTACATCTAGCCAAGGCTCATCTAAGAAGGTGTGTTTTAACCACCCTGATATGTGTTGAAGCCTGTTGGCTAAGAAATAGTGGTGAAAGTTCGGCAGATCTAGTCCTCCCTTGTCCTTGGtcttttgtagtgtttttaagctaatacgcgggggtttacctttccaaaggaatttagagATGGAGGAGTCTAGAGATCTAAACCAGTCAGTTGACGGTTTGCTTGGGATCATTGCAAATAGGTAATTAATTCTCGGCAAaaccatcatttttattgaagcTACCCTTCCCATGAGTGATATGGGTAGAGACTTCCATCTGGTTAGATCATCTTCTATCGTCTTTGAAAGTGGGATgtggtttaattttgttaaatctgcgagcctaggtgagacattaatacctaaatacttaatatttccagattgtagtggagtggaggaggaggactgaAAGGAGCAGTTAATCGGAAGAACAGTagattttaaccagtttattgaataatctgagattcttgagaaagagtttattaatgtaataaaaaaactttatattcTATATTCTTGCATTTAATGCCTTTAATCGCTATAGTCTGTCTAATAGCTGCTGCTAGTGgttcaataaaaattgcaaaaagtgaAGGGGAGAGGGGGCATCCCTGCCTGGTGCCCCTCTTAAGATGGAAGCTGGAGGATGTTTGGTCATTTGTCCTGACACATGCTGTTggagaattatataatatttttaaccagtttatgaaggagtttccaaaaccaaatttgtgtaaagttgcaaataaaaaattccaattaaccctatcaaaagccttttctgcatctagagacaatattgtaatttgaaggtttttattacatgaatagtCTATCAGGTGCCCTCAGCTTGCTGATTaaggacaatcttatcattttgattcatgcatattcacatttcatacaaactaaaaaaaactgctttgggacaattaaaattgttaaaagcgctatacaaataaaattcaattgaattgaactagAAATAAGCTGAAAGCACACTTCAAGCCACCATACAAGGCATTTTTGTCCCATTGGCAACTTCACTTTGTAAAGATCCTAGGTAGGTCATTACCAGGCCCACCTTGGggttaggggtagctcagtggttaaggcattgaactatGTTTTGGAAGGTTGCTGGtaccatcaagttgccactgttgggtccttaagCAAGGAatttaactctcaactgctcagatggataatgagataaaaatgctctggataagggtgtcggccaaatgctgtaaataacCTCTGCCACATCTCTTAAAGGCATGTCAGGTAAGTGATTGTCTTTTTACAATATAtctaaaaacatatttgtaacCCTGCATCCTCTCTCTGAGTGCCTcagtttgtggtttatttaaaaaacatctaatgagGCCTTTCTTTCCTACAAGCTATGAGCGTTCTCACAGAAGgactatttttttctgtaaaattgtTTCTCTTTTTGCAATGAAGTTTATCATGTGTCTGGGCTTCCTGTCTCTTCATGCCTAAACATGTGTTTGACTTCCATTggtctaaaatatattttacctgACAGCATTAAAGTCCTTATTCTATACGACACATAACAAATATATGCAacctttaacacaatattttgatttgtttaatattttttattactttcaaattccagagatccaacctactaaTCCTGCGACCAATTTAcaactgtgtatatatactgtatatatacatatacacatacacacaccgtacgggtatatttatatatatacagtatatcacaaaTAGTAGTAAAATAGTAGTAAAGTATTACTATAGTAAGTAAAGTAAATTTTGTAATTTTCTATTGATTTGTATTTTTCAGTATGGTTACATCTGCAGCCATTTTTGCTTAGTTTTCTGCATATCTTGTAGATCACAAGCTGTATTCACTAGCACTATCTCTGGCTAGGACTAAAGTATTTCCAATCCCTATCGAGTTAGCTTTGAAACAGTAAACATGGAAACACTGGAGGTGACAACTTTTTATCGTTGTATCTCCGACATAAATACGGCTGTTGTAGGGCCTATTGTGTTCAGAATAtagggaatatatatatatatatatatatatatatatatatatatatatatatatatatatataatgtaatatataatgcaTAAATTTTTAGCCCCTTTAATCTGAAATTAAGATTTAATGTTAGGaatctaaaacaacaacaaaaacaagaaaaacaacaacagcaacaacagcaacaacaaaaagcatttttatgtggaaaggaaaaaaataacaatttccACAAGtttcttacaaataaaaaatattaaagtttgAATAAATCATCCATTTTTGCTGTTACACCCATAAAATCTGAGAAAGACACATGGTATTGATGTGAGGCTTTAACCATCTGTCCTTCACCCAGTCCAGGTGAAATGCCCTGCAATGCCCAGAGTCTCCTACGACAGACTCCAGGACTCCTACAACACTGGACAGGATAGAAGGTATAAAGACCGTATGAATGACTGACCAGGTTTAATCAGATTTGCTGTTAATTGTTGATTTTGAAGCTGATAAATGAACCTCTGCAGCAACCTTCTATTTTGCTTTATGTTTTCCTCAGTTTTTTCGTTAGTCCTTAGGACGTTAGGGTCGTGCATTAATCTGGATGACCGAGTTCAGCTCTTCCTGAATCTTTTTAAACACTGCAAGAGTGGGAGCAAACACTTCAAAAATGAACCTTTTACACTTGTTTATACGTATGAAACCCTCTTCATATTTAATCTCCTGTTCATTCTCGTCTTTAGGACCTAACAGGATTGCCTTCTGGaggtcacacacaaacatgtgaTAATGGACCATGGTGTCAGCGCTGGTCTTGGGCATCTTTTCATCAGCAATAAAGATGATTTGGCTTTCACATGTTTTTGGGTTCTTGTACACTCTGACATTTTCAGCAGTAAAGCACGGATACTCCCTGTGTTCTGCCATGTTTATAATTGAGATCTGGTCAAATATGTTCTTTATCTCTTCATCAGAACCATCACACTGTCTCGAAGCCCAGTCACAAAGCAGTTTGTTTATgtgatttttcttcttcagcTTATTTTCCTTCATGcttccttttttgtttcttcctaAAACAGGTTCAGTTTTGCTCACCAGAGATTCTCCAAGCTGATCTTTCACTGCCCCAGATGGAGATGTGAGGAAGCTCGTACTGCTACCATCCGTCTGCCGAACAGTATCCTGTGTTTCCCCTGGAGCCGGCATGGCGGTGTCCTGATCTTTTACTATGATCCTAACCGTAATCTTGTCCCATACATCCCATGTCCCCTTGCTTGACATATTATCAAATGCTGAAACTGGACTGTTTTTCAGCAGCAAATCTGAAGAAGACACTGTGCCCCCATATGTGTCTCCTAGTGGAGTTTCGGTTTTTATGATTGGCTCATTTGGGCAATTTGGAGATACATTGGGAGACTGGCCTAGACGTTTAGGTTTCCCATCCATCTCATCAAAGTGTGTTTCCAGCACATCATTGTTGTCTTCAATCAGATTGCTGCAATCAGATAAGACGTCTTCATCTGCAGCTTGTTCCTCATTTAGGGTCAAACTTAGAACAGACTGGTCACTTTTATGAGATCCATGTCCACTGCTGTTTAATTCATCTGCAATCGTGTCCATGGGCTCGTCATGATCAGTGCAGATTTTAGTCTTTTCTTTTGATGATGCAAAGCTGCTCTTCTTAAAAAACATGCTTAACGTCAATTTCGGAAATTTTGTTTTAGTCATTTTATTGAGAAATTCATCaattcctttattttttctgaTCTCATCAATATTGTAAGCATTGAGgactaaattattttttgattCTTTGtcctttaattcttttttcaaCTTCTCCAGGCCTTCTTCTCCAAGTTTTCCCTCTAAATCACTGATCAACTTTTGACTATTTTTAGCCACCCAGGTTTCCAGTTTGGCAAAGGTGGAGATCATCTTGAGATCTGTTTGATTGAGATTTAAACTGATgttaataaagtatttttgtttaataagtgAAAACTAATGAGATTAACAGAGtttcatttataacatttataattataaaggatgcttacttttgtattttaaataagatatacattcaaaatcatttattttttacataataggaaaaaccttttaaaataattacactCATTTTCATACTGAAAAAATTAAGCTTGTTTACTTACCAGGTAATTCTGTTTGGTGAGTCTCTGAATCTCTAGATCGTTTTcctgtattattaaaaatgtaaataaaataataactaaacTAGATCACATGAgtgccaaaaaaaatttaaaatgaattgacCCCTGGCTGTATTTAGAGTTGTTATTCAGAGGCTgaataaacacattgttgggttgttcATGCaaggtcaaaattctgggttatatcgggtactttaaacacattgttgggttgggTAATGAAATGTAGTGGGTCAATTACAAATTAACACCTGggtttttgcattttgcaaaatgttattgtgtcacaaagtgTAGTTTCAAGAGTTGTTTAAGcgagaatgtatgtgtgtacagctcaaaaACATCAGTCGGTTATTAACGATAGCGTCTATTTAAAAACCGCCCCAACGATTTCGGAGATTTGAGCTCCAGGTAATACAGGTGACCTGGACTCATGTAGCCGCCCAACACTGCCTCACCTCGGAAAGACCTTCTGAAACCTACGGCTGGCTGTGAGTCTCTGCGGTGGTTAAAATAGAggatttatttcactttatatttttctaaaagTCAATTTTTGGTATAATACGGTTATGGTATAATATATCGCGGCTGTGTGATGCATCCTGTACTCTGCTTTGCATTTATACTATATCCGGTGTCCTCATACCCTCTAGTGGAAATTTCCAGTCAAGTCAAGACTGTTCTGAGAATTGAGACATGGCATGACAAACTTTCTGGATTCTTCACTTCTGAAACGAGGGTCACGCCACTTAaagctgggagtattttatggtatgttaatatgaatttttacctaaattttaaatgttgtagTTGTGGTAGGAGCAGCTCATTTCCATGTTTATTCACTTTTCCACCCTCGCACTTTGATATGGGGCTGTGGAGAGTTTTTATATTCTGTGCCAGTGCGTTTGTAgcatacacaaataaaataaaaaaactaaatttactaAAAGtaatctttaatgtaattttaggtAAATTACTAGTAATCTTTACTAAAGCTATGTGTGGAAAGTCTGTTggcatattttatattattttatagttgtCAGAAGAAGCAGTTGGGGAATGTTTAATGACAGTCTTAATATGTCTTTTGATTCAGGATAatactggggggaaaaaaacaaaatgattttgTACCCTTGtatgtcttttttgttttttttagtttaaaggaGTTCAGTTAGGCACTGTATGCACTGAAGATTTtggttatattttaatatttagtttagGGGTTAGTTATAAGGATTGTTTGTTAACCGGTACATGATCGCAGAGCACCTGCAGCACAAATTTTCTAAAACGTTGtagggatttttttaaataaatg harbors:
- the LOC128514891 gene encoding uncharacterized protein LOC128514891; its protein translation is MTDVSEQFLKTHKSAIIQKTRDPMGLADKLHETEVISNELYGKIKEQKFSQEQMREIYLNINSKPHFDCVYEWLKKNEPDMLEELEKSDNEAEAPPRKRSRDSETHQTELPDLKMISTFAKLETWVAKNSQKLISDLEGKLGEEGLEKLKKELKDKESKNNLVLNAYNIDEIRKNKGIDEFLNKMTKTKFPKLTLSMFFKKSSFASSKEKTKICTDHDEPMDTIADELNSSGHGSHKSDQSVLSLTLNEEQAADEDVLSDCSNLIEDNNDVLETHFDEMDGKPKRLGQSPNVSPNCPNEPIIKTETPLGDTYGGTVSSSDLLLKNSPVSAFDNMSSKGTWDVWDKITVRIIVKDQDTAMPAPGETQDTVRQTDGSSTSFLTSPSGAVKDQLGESLVSKTEPVLGRNKKGSMKENKLKKKNHINKLLCDWASRQCDGSDEEIKNIFDQISIINMAEHREYPCFTAENVRVYKNPKTCESQIIFIADEKMPKTSADTMVHYHMFVCDLQKAILLGPKDENEQEIKYEEGFIRINKCKRFIFEVFAPTLAVFKKIQEELNSVIQINARP